Below is a window of Candidatus Methanoperedens sp. DNA.
CCGTCGTATGCGCCGCCTCTGGCGGAGTTTAACATGAATCATCGGTTGAATTACCTTATCGCCCCGACATCAGCAAACCCCTGTCTCTGTCCCGTACCGGCCTCGCGCTCTAATTTATCTTTATTAAAAAGGAGTTTAATGACATTCTGTGCATGTTCACGGGTCCTTTTTTCCATAAGCCATGCAAGCTCTTTTTCATCATTTCCTTCATCTTCATGCACGAAGACTTCAATGATGTGCGTGTTTGTCATCAATTGCGCCTGGATTATCCCCTGTGATGCCTCGTGGGCACACATTTTATCGATTGGCTGGGAGCCGGGCATGCCAAGCGCCATTACAATATCACACTTTTTCTTTTCGATCAATATCTTGCATGCCACAGGAAGGTCCTTTACCCCGGGAACAGTATAGCGCTCTATCTGCACGGAAGCATTTTTTCGCAATTCATCTATCGCAACCTTCCCCATATTTATCCTGGAAAAAGTTGTATCAGCTACTCCGACTTTAGGCATATATATTCAGTCGAAATAGCTTTTAACATATATTAAGTATTAACTTCTTATTAATTCTCATAGATTTTATTAAAATTTTTGTAGATGG
It encodes the following:
- a CDS encoding riboflavin synthase codes for the protein MPKVGVADTTFSRINMGKVAIDELRKNASVQIERYTVPGVKDLPVACKILIEKKKCDIVMALGMPGSQPIDKMCAHEASQGIIQAQLMTNTHIIEVFVHEDEGNDEKELAWLMEKRTREHAQNVIKLLFNKDKLEREAGTGQRQGFADVGAIR